One Mus caroli chromosome 6, CAROLI_EIJ_v1.1, whole genome shotgun sequence genomic window, tctctctcctccctctttatACCTGTTCTGAGGAGCTACCACAGTAGTGATTTCCCCAGAGGAGCAGTATGAAACAGCCACCTCCTCAGGTCTGGTACCCATGAGCTGACAGAGAAGCAGGTGGCAGGATGTGATCTCCTAGCTGCCAGCAGCTTAATACTGCTATTCAGGGACAGGCACTCCATCACCTCTTTCCTGATATCTTGGAGGGCATGCTGATATACATTTGAGAGGTCTTGGTTGACCAGTAGTCCCTTCCTATGGGTCCTGTACGGCAAGACAAAGGCTACCCTTAGTAAAGGGTAAAGAGAGTGGAGGACAACCTCAAGTCAACCAAAAGGGAAAACATATTAGAAGCATTGAGGCCTTGAGGACTGTTGAGTAGTGGGACAGTCTCCTGAGTGGTGACTGTGCAGTTACACTCTCTAGTGGGCCAGGTGGTTCCAGGAGTGTCCTCCACTGATCTAGACTGCTAGTCCATGACACTGTCTGAAATTGCTGCTTACCTCAAGCCTTCACTGTGAGGAAGCATGTCAGAGCTCTGGAAAGTCAACTTCTTTAACCAGTCAGGATGGAAAGGGCAGGCGATGCCACCATTGCCACTGGCAAGGGATTGAAAGCCCAAGTCTATGCTCAGGACTTCCATGGATGTCTGGAAGCTCATATCCTACGTACAAGGACCACAGCAACTGCATGGCTGTTATGGAAGTATACCACCCTGGTCTGGGAGTATTTTTGTAATTTGCAGTGGTGCCCATTCAACCAGCCCCAGTGAGCACAAGAGCCTGACTTGTCACAGATGCCAAGCTTGCCACCATCTCTCTTGGTGTCTTCAGGCCCTTTTCTGAGAGCAGACACAGGCATCACAGACCTCTTAGATGCATCAGCTTACTCTGGGTCTCATTCAGTACCATTTATCCAAACAGGTTGAAGAGTCTTGGTGCCAAGGAATGTGTCCTGGGGAGCCTATAACCCCTCCCATACTACGAGTCCCGAGTCTCATACCTGGAGCCTGGAAAGCCCTGTTTAGACAAACAGAACCCTAGACAATGCCTACCGCAGATGGGATCACAGAATGTCTAGTCTGTACCCCTCATGGCACCCCACTCTTGTCTTTTCCATATCCTCAGCCATGGAATGATGGGGTGCATCTGGGAGGAACTGGCAAAGCTTGAATGTTGAGGCCTTGTATTATTTTCTATGACAACATAGGAGAAAACAGGAAGGGTGATCAGGAACACACTTTGTCCTATCTTCCTAGGCTCCTTGGGTGACAGGCAGTCTAACCCCCCATCTAGAAAGACTAGCAAGTTTTCCTGGTCACCACAGTGCTAAGAGCAGAGAATGCAAAGATATTACCAAGGGCTGAGAATTAATTGAAAGGGCAGCTTCACCAGGGTTCTTTCCTTAGGAGATGAAAGAAATCGCACGCCCTTTGTGTGTGCTTCCCAAGCTCTGCCCATCAGGCAAAGACCAATGGCTCTGTCTTGTCCTCCTGAGGGCCCACTACAGCTGTCTTCTCCTGCCCACATACCTTCCCCTACTTCATCTCAGATGGCACCCAGTGGTGGCCTTCCTAAATCCTGTGATCTCAATACACTTTCGTGGCTGCCCCTATGTGGCCAGATGTAGGCTCTAGGGAGAGGGCAGATATTCTTCTTAGTGGCCATCTGCTCTCACTTCTCTATTCTCTTCGCCTCCCTCTGTTCCTTGTCCCTCGGGTGCCTGTGCTCTGCCGACACTCCCTGTCCCTGTCCAGTCCTCTCCCAGATCATATGGGCCTAACCTGTTGGCTCCCATGAGGCTCGGGAGTGCTAATGACAGTTCACAGCCATGTGGGAGCCAGAAGAGAGGCTCACAGTCAGGTACCTGAAGCTCAGGGCTGGCACTGAGGAGCCTgagagaggcaggcatggtgaggGCAGCCAAGAGCCTTGGGGAAACCTATGTAATATAGGAAGCAGGCATTGGGGCTGGAATATATAACTCAAATCACTACCTGTGTGGGCTTCTATCTTTGCCTTCTCCATGGCCCTATTTCCTTGGCCCAGCCTGAGTGTCTGCATTGTCAAAACGCAAATGTTCCACACTTCCTGGGGTACTCTTCTGCTTGGAGTATGCTTCTCTCCTTGTGTCCTCTTTAGAGAGGTTTCATAAATGTCATCTCCTCCACAAGACCTGTTCTGGCACCCCTCCACACCAGGAGCCTCTAGAGTTATCCCGTTGAATACATGAAATTCTAATAACTTCATAATGCCCAACACCCATGAGTCAATAATACCTTACCCTTACCCACAATGCCTAGCACCTGGCATCAAGTCAGTGTCCACTCAATcctggatgggtaggtggattcTTGGACTCCCCATGGAGTAGTGAGCAGAAGGGTAAGTGGGAAAATTGGTGGTGGTAGCCAGCAGGGGTGGGGTCGTCATGTCCAGATACTAGATGTAGATAAAATGAGGAGGGTGGGAATGACAGGAGCCCTGGTAGATGTCCCTGCTGCCCCATACTTCTTCTTAGAGGGTTTTGTTACAGGGGAGCCCTGATCCCCAGGGTGACCATTCCTCTCTTTGCTCCTAGTATTTCTGCCTGTTGCTGGTCATCTTCCTTGTGGAGCTGGTGGCAGGGGTCCTGGCACATGTGTACTACCAGAGGGTAAGTACTAGGTCCTGATGCAGAGTTTTCTGTTGGTGCCATGACAGAGTCACAGCAAGAGGTTGGGGTTCATGCTCCCTAGGCAGCTGGAGCAGGTATCCTGATAGGTGGCCTTgtttcctgggctggtgatccttgGCACCCCCGTTTCCTGTCCCAGATCTGGTAGATCGCTCTGTTTCTGTTAGCACTGCTGTGCTTCATGTAGGAACTGGGTGAGAGTTTCTCAGGGAGTCTGGTTCACCCTTCTCCCCTGACACCTTCAGGGACCCCAGAACAAGAACCCCACCTGCTAAGATGGCCATTGAGAAGAGATTAGAAGGGGTCAAAGGGCAGACTGACACTTTGTAAAGACTGGCGTGGGCCCTTCCTACGTGGATAGGTAAGAGTCAGAATCTCTCTCTTCCCGAGCTTATGGCTTCAGATTCCGGATTTGAGGGCAAGAACAGGGTGACATGGGGATGAAATAGACAGTGTGTCCCAAACAAGCAGGGCATTTCGAGCCAGTGCCCACCTAGGTTCACAAGGTCACAAGTGCCCACAGGTGCAGTGATGCTCGTCATCCCCAGATGTGTCCCCTAATCGAAGTATCGAACCTCATCTTGCAATCAGAGTTTAAATCCACAGCAAGTTGAAGGAAGCTCCTAAAAGACACAGCCTGGGCCATGTCATCCTCAGCCCCACTGTCCACTCTGCCCTCCCTGTCAGCTCACAACACCGGCTGAGTCATTCCAGTGTCCTGACCCCAGCCAGTGGGGATTTGGGGACACCACCTGGGAGAAGGTGGGGGGATCTGCTGACACTCCACGCTCCCCTCCTCAGCTGAGTGACGAGCTGAAGTGGCACCTGAACAGCACCCTGACTGAGCACTACGGACAGCCCAGGGCCGCAGAGATCACAGCCTCGGTGGATCGGCTACAGCAGGACGTAagccacacagagagatgcaggcTTACCTCTGTCTCTCCCAGTCTATGCCATCCACTTCGGGACAATTTACTCACCCTCTCTGAGCTTCTGTTGACACTTCCCTAACCTAAGCTATATGGTGGAGAGGCGCAATGATGGTCATCACTTCTAGATGTGTCCCCCAACACCATCGAAAGTATTTAATGAACCCTGGCTTCTCTGCTATACCTCTTCCACTCTGGCCAAACCCCACCCCTGCAGCCTTCCAGTTTGTGTCTCCTGGGACAGAAAgctgctctcagctcctcctgtctATGAACTAATTTCATCCTTCCTCAGAAAGATGGGCACCAAGTGTTCTAGACCAGGCACCGTGGCTCAGAGTGGGAAAGAATTTTCTGGTTGTGAGCTATTGGACAGCATATGAGGGATCTAGGAAGAGGTCTCGTTTCCAAGAAGACATGGCTGATCCCAGAGAAAATGACCGGGTGCATGTGCCTATACGTGGGTACACATGACATATAGAATCACACCCCATATGCCTATCCCAGTAGCAGGAAGAGGGCAACCCACACTGCTGATCTTCTATTGTAAGCAGTGTGCACATGTAAAGGACCCGTGTGAGGCAAAGGTTGGGCAGGAGCCTTGACTAGAGAATCTCTCTCAGGAGCTGTAGAAGATAATAGGTGACACCGGCAGCTTTTCCTGGGCACCTCAGACTAGAGAGTTGGGGAGGTGGCCTTGAGGAAAGTCACGCTGCCACTGACCTGTCTCCATGGCATCGATGTGTGTAACATGGGCCTCTCCCAAGCTGGGGGCAGTGAGGGTCCTAGCCAGCATCCAGGTAGGAAGGAATCAGCCTGAGACCATGGTGTATCAGAGCCAGGGCCACTTTTGGGCCACATGTATATAAATGATACACAGGCACATGGAGCACTCCTCATTCAATGAGGGTAGTGGCAGTTGTGTCTTGGTATCTGCTGGCTCTGTGCAAATGCTAGGTGCTCTCCAGGCACCTGCTCTGTCCATCCTCACACAGCCCACTGCAGAGGGTTTTGTCCCCGTTTTATAAGTAATGTAGCATCTCAGggacaccagcacacacacacacacaggcacacacacacacaggcacacacacacatacccacacatacacaatacacatatacacccatacatacacacacacacaggaacacacgcgcacatacactcatacatatacacacacacacgcacacaggaacacacgcacacatacacacatatacacatacactcatacatatacacacacatacacacacacacatgcgtgcgcacacacacaaatgcacacgcacatacacacgcacacacacatacccacacatatacaatacccacacccatacacccatacatatacacacacacatacccacacatacacaatacacatacacacatacacacatacatatacacacacatacacatacacacacacacatacccacacatacccaatacacataaacacatacacccatacatatacacacacataaacatatacacacacacatacacacacatatacccatacatatccacacacataaacatatacacacacacacatacacacacatatacacacacacatacacaatacacatacacacatacacccatacatatacacacatatacacatacacacacacatactcacacatacacaatacacatacacacatacacccaaacatatacacacacatacacatatacacacacatacacacacacagacacccatacatacacacacagacacacacacatacccacacatacacaatacacatacacacatacacccatacatatacacacacatacacatatacacacatacaaacacacacacataaacacatacacacatacacataaacaaatacacatacatatacaaacacatacacatatacatacacacataaacacatatacacacatacatacatatacacacatacacacatacaagcacacacatatgcacacacacacacatacactacaggGACACACAGTGTACAAATGCCATGTGAGACTCAGCAGAGCCCACCCCAGTCATTGTTCTGTGTGTGCTGTCATGTTCTGTGTGCTATGTGCTCTTGTGAGCTGTGGTCATGCTCTTATCTCATCGCTATGTCACATGTGTGCTCTGGGTGTGATTCATAGTATGCATGTTATCTctgttgtgtggtgtgtatgctcTGGCCTTGCTGTTACATCATGCATGCCCTCTGGGTGTTCTATCATGTGTGAGCATGTTTAGTGTGCTCAGTTATGTGTGGCCTTGCTGTTAAGTCATGCATGCCCTCCGGGTGTTCTCTCCTGCTGTGAGCATGTTTAGTGTGCTCAGTTATGTGCAGACTCTCTGTTCACACTTATAGGTTTCGCTGACCCCAAACAAAtcatttccccttcttcctctgtcctcctctcAAGGACAGTAAATGGTAAGCCAAGTCCTCAGCCTCATTGCTGGCATGAAGTAGATAGCTATCATCTGAGTCAAATGTCCCTGACCCACAAGACACCCACAGGACAGACTCAACGCAGCTGTGGCATGCACTTGGGCTGTCTTAGGATCTCAGGGTCCTGACTTGGAGGGGAGAAATGGCAAACATTAGTCCTTTGAATCACTTTGAAAGTGGTGGCGTGCAGACCCACTGCGTTGCACTTGGCACTCACCCCAGCCTCTGTAGTCAGTGCTGACCGGCCTTTGTCCTGCATAGTCTCTAGGACACACCCCATGCCCTTCTGGCCTTGGGAACTTCAGGCAAGGTTAGGTCCTTTTTCACAACTGGATGGACTTGGTATCTCCCCTTTGCGATGTCCCCATGCTCTGGACTCGAGCTGTACTCCCTAATGGCACCCAACTTCATAATATGAAAGCCCTGCCTCtgtctgaccccccccccaatctctcaGATAATCCCTACCATAGAATACCTGGCACACGGTAGACAACAGGTGTCCTGCAGAAAAAGGCCCCAGGGAGACCCCGTCCGTCTCCAAAGGGAAATCACAGAAGAGAGAGGGGGCCAGGCTAAAACCTGAATAGCATAACTCTTGGCCCTGGCTCACAGGGGCAGGAGCACCACACAGTCCCTTCTCACCCgagcctcctcttctcctctcagttCAAATGCTGTGGCAGTAACAGCTCAGCCGACTGGCAGCACAGCGCGTACATCTTGTCTCAGGAAGCCCTGGGTCGCCAGGTGCCTGACAGCTGCTGCAAGACAGTGGTGGCCCGCTGTGGTCAGCGAGCCCACCCCTCCAACATCTACAAGGTAGAGGTGAGTGTCGAGGTCACTGAGGGTCTGGGAGGAACCCCAGCCCAGCAGGCAagtgtcaaaaacaaacacactctTTGACCTTCAGATCACAGAGCCTGGGGCCCTCAAAGATCTGATAGGGTACTAAGAATTAACAGACCCTCCCCGAAGTCTCAGACACCATGGCCTATCCCCTGGGGTTCTCAAAATGGCCAGGAGAAATTCTAAGGTTGGTCCCTTTAAGCACTGACATCCCTCAGCCTCGGCTGCACACAGGGTGACAGTCACTCATgccccaatcctcctgcctgtttTAGGGCCATGGTTTGAGTAACCTACCTCTTCCTTACAGGGAGGCTGTATGGCCAAGCTGGAACAGTTCGTGGCTGACCACCTGCTGCTCATGGGAGCGGTGGGTATTGGGGTAGCCTGTCTTCAGGTAAGTGAAGCAGGGAATGTCTTCCCTCCACATCTGTCTTGGGAAAAACAGCTGATGCTTTGTACATGCCTGTCTGgctctccccaacccctgctccACCCAACCCCACTTCCCCTTTGCAACCAAAGATGAACCACAGCATCAGCCTCATTCCCCCAGAGAGCCTTAAACACCTTGAATTATCGGGAACCAGGGGACCTGGGACACATCTGAGTGTGGGGTCAGGTATGTAGCATGTGCCCCGTGTGCACAGCACAGCCTGCTGGGATTGTGAAAACATGTATGccagggtgtgtgcatgtgtgtgtttaagttgcCCATgcgcacatatgtgtgcatgtacctgcCATCATTTCATGTGTATTCATGGAATGCTTCCGGAAAGATATGTCCAGTGTCCCTGAGGATGGGCAAAGCTACACTCTCTTCTCAATACCTCTCCCCACAtgcccctcctccagcctccatcaATGAAGTGACCATCAGTTCCATCAGTTGTTCCAATCAAGGAACCTTAGGGAGGAGCCTTGGATGCTGAGCAGGCACAGAAAGTGGTCCCGTCCTCATGTATACTCCTACTTCCTTCCGATGGTGGCAGCTGAGTGGTGGCTACCCTTCTAGAAGGGCCTACACATCCTGCTGCCCTGCCTGCATCTCTCACCCCAGCGCTGGGAAGGGGCTGAACATTCAGACACCAAGATCCCATTCTGTCCCCAGCTCTGCATGACCTTGAGCCACTGCTTACCTTCTTATCCTTCAGTGTCTTCTGCAAAATGAGGCTCATCTTCCCTTCCACACACTGCCTATGTAAGAGCCAGGGATGTGCGGGAGAGCACATAGCCCACACCGGGCACACGTGCCTCCATAGGTAGGTCAAGCTGGCCTTTCCTGGTACTCTGTGGTCTCAGAACATTTTCAGATCTTCCTCCTAATGGATCCTCACCCCGGACCCAAGCTGAGCACACTCCCTACTTCCCAGATCAGAAAACTGAGATCCAGAGAGAACGAACCTTCCACTTAAACCTGCAGCCACTCTGGCCCTCGACTCTCCCAAGAGCAATGACCTACGCAGAGGCCCATGGGAAGGAAATGCATGGAGTGCTGACGTCATATGACTGAGGAGGCTCCCAGTGTAGGACTGTCTCCGGACCAAGGTCCACTCCCTGCCCAGTGGGACTGGAGGGCTGGCTGCAGTTCCACAGGCCGAGAAGCAAGTTCCCATTCTCTCGGGGGAGAGCCTTCTTATTCTGTCACTGGTGATCTGGGCCATGTCACCTAGGATCAGTAGTTATATCATCTCTGAGCCTCTGAGGTTCCTAAAATGAAGCCTTCTCCTATGATGGTTGGTCATATGGGCAAATCACAGGGCTCGTTACCAAACAGATGCAGGCACCCCACCAAAGATGCTCATTGCCTCTATTTCTACACAGGTCCATCATCTCCCCCAAATTCCCCAATGGCTCACTGACAGACTAGGGAGTTCAGAGAAGTGCATGGCATagcccttgctttttttttttttacattttccagGATGGGCCTCTGCCCCTGTAGTGAACCCACAGAAGCCCTGgggccaggcagggctgcccaACACTCCAGCTTCTGCAGTGATTTCCAGGTCTCCAGGGACCCATCACCCAGGTTTTTAGGGGTCTGCCCTAGAAGGACACTGTCCACCTCAGTCCACTTCTTCCTGGCCTTTGTCTGCAAAATTGTAGCCAAAGGTAATGAACTCGAGGAGGGCCAGGCACGGGGCTGCAAATGCTCAGAGCCCAAAGTCAGAGCAGGTCAGTGCTACTAGCCAGTCTAACGTTCAGGGCCAGGCTACTGGGCAGGCAGCGTACCTGCAGGTTGTGACACCTCCTGCACTATTGACTCTGCATCTCACTCCTTGCCCAGGTTTCTCCCATGTGGTTCACTGAGCAGAGGCTGGTAATGGCGAAGCCTCGGTTAGAGTGCCCTCTACTGGCCAGAGGTGGACAATAATCTGCCCTGTTCTCCAGGCAGCCTTTAGCCTTGAGAAAGGGtccagagaacacacacacacacacaatctctctctctctctctctctctctctctctctctctNNNNNNNNNNNNNNNNNNNNtctctctctctctctctctctctctctctcacacacacacacacacacacacacacacacatacacacacacacacacacacacactcttacacaaaCGCATGCACATTCATTCACCAAGGCTCAGGATACCATCCTAAGATGGTGTTCTTGTTTCTGAGAAATGGAGGCATCTTGCCTGTACTGGACTGTAAATGTATCCCCATGTCTTGCTGTGTGACCTCTAGGAAGCCACAGCCTCTCTCAATGCTTTTCATTTCCTTATCTGTAGGATAGAGAGActggagaaattattttaaatcagcAGCCACATTGGACGTTGCCACATTGGAGACTGGTCTGCTAGCATGGAAGGCAGAGAGCTCTTGGTGTTGAGACAGGAGGCAGGCCTAGCAAAAGGGCCATCACTGGCTGCTCCCATGCCCCTGGGGTACCTGTATAGTGTCCAGCACAGTTTGGAATCTGCTGCTCTAGCCCACCCTTAGCAACCCTGTGCTTCCACTGCCCTGAGATTTTGCTAAGGTTGCTAGCCCACTGACCAGTACATGTTCAAACAATGGCCAAGGAAGCTGCCATACCTCAGGGTATCTTCAAAGAAAGcttcctcagagttcagggacTCCAGAGGAGCTAAATGGAGCCAGAGATGAGGTATGGAGGACTTAGGAAGTGGGAGACGAAAGCTAAGTGGGGAATTCCCCTGGGCTTCTAGCAAGGTGGGAACTGAGGGGAAGAAGTTACAAAAAGACCCCTCAGAAGCCTCTGAGTATAAATGAAATGGCGTATGGTGGGCTTCACAGCATTGTCTTTGTGACTGCAAGCGGGAGCAGGAGTTGGATGTCAGGAAGGCTAAAGGGAGAAGCCCCTCTACTTGGAGAGGTTGTCCTCTGGGCACACACTTGTTCTTCTCTTCAGCATGTCCAGGCTTGCTGCAGCCCCACTGTGTACCTTCACACACTGAGTAATCACACCCGAGCTCGCTCAGGTGGAGGGTTGCTGCTGGGCCCATCTTATTCATTATACATTGAATATCGCTAGCTAGTCCCAGGGATGGAAAGTCACTGGCCGACAACCACACAGCCGCTGTGGCAGAGCCAACCAGGCCCCTCATCcctcatgttctttcttttccactgacTTCCTCTCTTGTGGGTGGCTTCTACTCAGGCATAATCTTAGAAAGTAATTTATAGAATATTCTAGCTGGGAAACTTTAAAAAGGTTAGAGTAAGTAGCCTAGGAATCGTTTCTGGATATCCTTCTCACACACAGAGGACGCACCTCCCACCCAGGGGACGTGCAGAGGAGGTTCTAAGGCACACTGTGCACCAGCTTTGTAGCAGGGCCATGCTCTGCCCATGGAGGTGGGGGCAGACAAGAACGCAGGACATTGCCTTATAGTCAGGCAACATCAGCCTGTGCACTGgattctcaggaaaaaaatgaaggctGCCTTGGCCACTCCTGATGCCAGGGAGAATTCTTGGAGGAGGCGGTGGATACTAAATCCTGAGGGGGTTTGACAAGAAGCAGCAGGAGATGGCTACAGAGTGAATGGGGAGACAGGAACAGCTCATGGAAAGGCCTGGCTGTTTCACGCAGCCAGTCATGTGAGTCCTGGAAGGCCTGCTGGCCTCTCTCAGATGTGACAGGGGGTGCCTTCTAGCTCTGGAAGACTCTTGCCTGCCAGCACAGGCTTAGAGGGATGCAATTACCCCCGAGGTCACACAGCTTATAGGTACCCAACTGAAACAGAACCGGAAAGGCCATGGCGGCCAAGCCAGGCCTTTCTTTCATGCTTTCCAAAGATTACGAGCTACTTGCTGAGAAACCTCATATAAAACCATGAGTACCATAGCtccctgtttttaaaatgtcccgTGTGTGGCCAAGGGCTGTACCAAGTAGCATCCCTGTGTCCAGTGCAAGTTGAGTTAGTGACAGGAGCCAAATCCAGGAGATGAGCTACCTTTGCTTATATTGCACTCCCCCTGGGAACGTCTCTGTGTTGTCTCATGTTACCATGCTTGCTGCTTGGATCATCCATGCTGACTTCTGTGTTCCCCCTGCCAAAAGGAAGACACTGGTACTTGCTTAGGTCCTAGTAATCTATCATGCTTTACCCTCTGTGAACTTAAGGCTAGatttgtgagtctgtgtgtgtgtgtgtgtgtgtgtgtgtgtgtgtgtgtgtgtgttttcacatgtgtACACTGATGGGGGCATCCTTTATCTCATCACATTGCACATGTGTTAGcaacatgtgcatgtatgtatgcaagtgtgcacctgtgcacatgtTACTAAGAGTGCACACTATCCTTCCACCCAGTTCAGGATGATataggcacatgtgtgcatgtgtgcatggacatGTTTTGATGAGAGTGCCTAGCCTGTGCACTTGCACTGCCTGTTTAAGGCATCCATCTCAAATAAATCACAGATGTCTCCTGCAACACCATCTAGAGTGAAGTGCATGCTGAGGAGAGGAGGGTCTAGCCCACAACACATGTAGGCCTGCTCTGTGTACATCAGAAAGACCCAGATAACCCATGGGGAAAGCATCCAACCCTGGGATGGAGACAAGAGCGTGATGCAGTCCCTGGGTGCATGTCTGAGGACTGAGAATGGATGGCTGTGACAGAGCCTGCTTAAAGCCGGTGGAGGCGAGATAACCTCTTAAGCCGCCTTTGGGCTTCTGATCCCGAGTCCCGAGGTGGATTAGCAGTGCTCTTAGCACAGAGGCTAAAGCCGAAGGCAGCATTTGTGGCCTTGGTTGTCCACCCTCTTGAACCTAGGGCAGGGGAgtaggaagaagatgaagagagacaAACCTGACCTGGATGGCCTGAAGCCAACCTGACAAGGACAGGGAGCTGCCTCAGGCTACACTCCTCTTCATGAGTCTATTGCTACTCTGGCTGGAGCTGCATTGGCACCCGGGCCCTGTACATCCAAGGTCAGATCTCTataagaagacagggaaagacagGATAGTTCCTTATGCAAAGGCGCTCCCCTTCATCCCTGTGCCATGTGACAGCGTGGGACCATTTAACACAGGGCTCATGTCCTAAACACAGAGACTGAGCAACTATATTGTCACCACCAGGGTCAGGATGACAGCCATGGGGTAACACATCCCCATCTCTTTGTTCTCAAGGTACCCATgggtgggaaggaagaaaagggggaagacaCAGGGGAGGGAGAGCAAAGAGTATGAGGTGCAGAATACAGATCCTCTGTAGTTTGGGAATGGCAACTGTATAGTAAACTGGGCAGGTGTCACCCTCTGTCTCCTGATCCAGCCAGTGGATCCAGCACGGGTACGGCAGGCAGGATGCCAGAGTCTCCATACTGAGCTCCTAGAAACCTTAAGTGTTCCTCCCAGAATTGTGATGGGCTTTAGTTTGGCTCTGGAGCCCTAgggcagcaggaacctggaagccatCTTAGAGAGAAAAGATGCTTCAGACAGCTCTGGTGTGTGAGTGGGAATGTCACCACAGAAGAGCCAGATAAACGGAGCTGCCTATAGAGAACCTCTAGGCTCACCGGTCAGT contains:
- the Tspan11 gene encoding tetraspanin-11 produces the protein MAHCKSEQDDWLLAHLKYLLFIFNFFFWVGGAAVMAVGIWTLVEKSGYLSILASSTFAASAYILIFVGGLVMTTGFLGFGAIIREQKSCLSTYFCLLLVIFLVELVAGVLAHVYYQRLSDELKWHLNSTLTEHYGQPRAAEITASVDRLQQDFKCCGSNSSADWQHSAYILSQEALGRQVPDSCCKTVVARCGQRAHPSNIYKVEGGCMAKLEQFVADHLLLMGAVGIGVACLQICGMVLTCCLHRRLQQQFY